A single genomic interval of Primulina huaijiensis isolate GDHJ02 chromosome 7, ASM1229523v2, whole genome shotgun sequence harbors:
- the LOC140981143 gene encoding probable protein phosphatase 2C 22: protein MEGSKVVIDNVSGSRENGGSAGGRPPIPNTFGSGSPYRRCLSSVGSPSSCTTSLVRHPSLVKTRSSDIAIEQTLNVEDAEIEFIPLLRSGAWTDIGSRSSMEDVYVCADNMMNDFGQNDGDERPRAFYGVFDGHGGKHAADFACYHLPRFIAEDEDFPLEIERVIASAFLQTDTAFAEACTLDADLASGTTALAALVIGSSLVVANAGDCRAVLCRRGKAIEMSRDHKPVSFNERMRVEASGGYVYDGYLNGQLNVSRALGDWHMEGLKRQDGGPLSAEPEFMSTRLTEEDEFLIIGCDGLWDVFRSQNAVDFARKRLQEHNDPMMCGKDLVEEALKRRSGDNLAVVVVCFQLHPPPNLVVPRGRVHRSVSAEGLKELQSFLDGLET, encoded by the exons ATGGAGGGCAGTAAAGTGGTTATCGACAATGTCAGTGGTAGTAGAGAGAATGGCGGCTCCGCCGGTGGACGACCGCCGATTCCCAACACCTTTGGGTCGGGTTCGCCGTACCGACGCTGTTTGAGCTCTGTTGGCTCGCCGTCTTCGTGTACAACGTCTCTGGTTCGGCACCCTTCTTTG GTTAAGACCAGGTCCTCAGATATTGCAATTGAACAGACGTTGAATGTAGAAGATgctgaaattgaatttattcCCCTACTTCGCTCAGGTGCGTGGACTGACATTGGTTCTCGCTCAAGCATGGAGGATGTGTATGTCTGTGCTGACAATATGATGAATGATTTCGGGCAAAATGATGGCGATGAAAGGCCCAGGGCATTTTACGGG GTTTTTGATGGGCACGGAGGAAAGCATGCTGCTGACTTTGCTTGCTACCATTTGCCAAGATTCATTGCTGAGGACGAAGACTTTCCTCTGGAGATTGAGCGTGTCATTGCATCAGCTTTTCTGCAGACTGATACTGCTTTTGCTGAAGCATGCACATTAGATGCTGATCTTGCTTCTGGAACCACTGCTTTGGCAGCTCTTGTCATTGGAAG CTCTCTAGTTGTGGCAAATGCTGGAGATTGCCGGGCAGTACTTTGTCGTAGGGGTAAGGCAATTGAGATGTCAAGAGATCATAAACCTGTTAGCTTCAACGAAAGAATGCGGGTAGAAGCTTCTGGAGGCTACGTCTATGATGGGTATCTCAATGGACAATTAAACGTCTCTCGTGCTTTAGGTGATTGGCATATGGAAGGATTAAAACGTCAAGATGGTGGGCCCCTTAGTGCAGAACCTGAATTTATGAGCACAAGGCTAACAGAAGAAGATGAGTTCCTCATCATAGGCTGTGACGGCCTGTGGGACGTGTTTAGGAGCCAAAACGCGGTGGATTTTGCTCGAAAAAGACTACAAGAACACAATGATCCAATGATGTGTGGCAAAGATCTGGTGGAAGAGGCCTTGAAGAGAAGGAGCGGAGACAATTTGGCAGTGGTTGTAGTTTGTTTCCAGCTACACCCGCCCCCAAACTTGGTTGTTCCGCGTGGAAGAGTTCACCGGAGTGTTTCTGCAGAAGGGTTGAAGGAACTGCAAAGCTTCTTGGATGGCTTAGAAACTTga
- the LOC140980851 gene encoding ATP-dependent DNA helicase PIF1-like: MHVRKPASFKGLKTINDVTFTTFREAALALGLIESDNTADMCIEEAASYLMPHALRQLFATVLVFCCPKTPIQLWLKFQDFLLEDFAQNKALNPKMISHKVLDIINNYFLSMGKRLADFFHTDKNASLDSNNSLGKDLQAERDICIPVEDLLAVEQLNIEQKNAYNRILYHVQNDLPNAFFIDGPGGTGKTFLYRELLATIRSNGDIAIATATSGVAASLLPGGRTSHSRFKIPIERNNVKSCSINKQSTLPTLIKLAKLIIWDETTMARRDVIEKFNEMLQDIMESNLLFGGKIVVFGGDFRQTLPVILKSTKDNIIDSSIVMSPLWNQINKIKLQKNMRALSDSIFSSWLLKIGDGIENVNENNEIEIPSHINIPFTDDIASLNILIDMVFPNINDLSLDFSSFVKRVIFTTRNEFVHEINDVLIDKFPGEEITYYSCDENTSDCVIPNEEDLFHCLTPQGLPPHKLTLHIIT, from the coding sequence ATGCATGTCAGAAAACCAGCTTCTTTCAAAGGCTTGAAAACAATCAATGATGTGACTTTCACAACATTCAGAGAAGCAGCGTTAGCATTAGGCTTGATCGAAAGTGATAACACTGCTGACATGTGTATCGAAGAGGCTGCTTCTTATTTAATGCCTCATGCTTTACGTCAATTATTTGCAACTGTTCTCGTTTTTTGTTGCCCAAAAACTCCCATCCAGCTATGGTTAAAATTCCAGGACTTCCTTTTAGAAGATTTTGCCCAGAATAAAGCTCTTAATCCAAAAATGATTAGTCACAAGGTTTTAGACATCATTAACAACTACTTTCTTTCTATGGGCAAAAGATTGGCAGATTTTTTCCATACAGACAAAAATGCTAGCTTAGATTCTAACAATAGCCTAGGAAAAGATTTACAAGCTGAGCGTGACATTTGTATACCGGTAGAAGACCTTTTGGCTGTTGAACAACTAAATATAGAACAAAAAAATGCTTACAATCGAATCTTATATCATGTCCAAAATGATTTACCAAATGCTTTCTTTATTGACGGTCCTGGAGGGACTGGAAAAACCTTTTTATATAGAGAACTTCTTGCTACAATTCGATCAAATGGGGATATAGCAATTGCAACCGCAACTTCAGGAGTTGCAGCATCCTTGCTTCCAGGAGGCCGCACTTCACATTCGAGATTTAAAATCCCTATAGAAAGAAACAATGTCAAATCCTGTAGCATTAATAAACAAAGCACATTACCGACTTTAATAAAGCTAGCAAAACTCATTATTTGGGATGAGACTACGATGGCTAGGCGTGATGTTATTGAGAAATTCAATGAAATGTTACAAGACATAATGGAATCAAATTTACTATTTGGCGGTAAAATTGTTGTGTTTGGTGGGGATTTTCGCCAAACATTACCAGTTATTTTAAAAAGTACGAAAGATAATATTATAGATTCTTCAATTGTCATGTCACCATTATGgaaccaaataaataaaataaaactccaAAAAAATATGCGTGCATTATCTGATTCTATATTTTCATCTTGGCTGTTAAAAATTGGTGATGGGATTGAAAATGTTAATGAAAACAATGAAATTGAAATCCCATCTCACATTAACATTCCATTTACAGATGACATTGCTTCTTTGAATATATTAATCGATATGGTTTTCCCAAATATTAATGATTTATCTTTGGATTTTTCCTCATTTGTAAAACGCGTCATATTTACAACAAGAAACGAATTTGTCCACGAGATAAATGATGTTCTTATTGACAAATTTCCTGGGGAAGAAATAACGTATTATAGTTGTGATGAAAACACAAGTGATTGTGTTATACCAAATGAAGAAGATTTATTCCACTGTTTAACTCCTCAAGGGCTTCCACCCCACAAACTCACGTTACATATTATTACGTAA